The following proteins are co-located in the Silene latifolia isolate original U9 population chromosome 1, ASM4854445v1, whole genome shotgun sequence genome:
- the LOC141605995 gene encoding uncharacterized protein LOC141605995 isoform X1, translating to MPRPGPRPYECVRRAWHSETHQPIRGSLIQDIFRIAHEIHSPGTKKKKEWQEKLPIVVLKVEEIIYSKANSQAEYMDPKTLWDRTNDAINTIIRRDESSEVSGEFLQPCIEVVESLECMVLFPAAALHLGCVPRRISRSQRNHHPRGYLTGNTDLPITTDGNAISNSSLSPHYSNFLVREPQKFAVPINSCLHNEMHFLSGQSPLPPTGAVPSKSYPVYPLYYGFHPQPKEPQPTVVGLPTSNYAYKKCPKISMSQTLSMCSEEYKMAKRDLVAFSKDQPNTDCDLSLRLGFGPLGTVPRDEIAGLSGSEEKSPCLIVKHKPNENFSFSCGNNVGLGGEFFELGSMVRKRKAVEEMNDPRCSWQPKIMPAYSNRKS from the exons ATGCCAAGACCAGGACCAAGGCCTTATGAATgtgttagaagagcttggcatagTGAAACACATCAACCCATTAGAGGTTCTCTCATTCAAGACATTTTCAg aattgCACATGAAATTCACAGCCCTGGaacaaaaaagaagaaagaatggCAAGAAAAACTCCCCATTGTTGTTCTCAAAGTTGAAGAAATCATCTACTCCAAAGCCAATTCTCAG GCTGAGTATATGGACCCTAAAACCCTTTGGGATAGAACTAATGATGCAATTAACACCATCATTCGTCGCGACGAGAGCTCTGAAGTATCAGGGGAATTTTTACAGCCTTGTATTGAAG TGGTGGAATCACTTGAATGTATGGTTCTTTTTCCTGCAGCTGCTCTTCATTTAGGTTGTGTTCCAAGAAGAATATCACGAAGCCAAAGAAACCACCACCCAAGAGGTTACTTAACCGGTAATACAGATTTACCAATTACAACAGATGGAAATGCAATATCAAATTCTTCCCTTTCGCCTCACTATTCAAACTTTTTAGTCAGAGAACCACAAAAGTTTGCCGTTCCTATTAATAGTTGCTTACACAATGAGATGCACTTCCTGTCTGGCCAATCACCTTTGCCGCCAACAGGCGCTGTGCCATCAAAATCATATCCTGTCTATCCATTGTACTATGGTTTTCATCCGCAACCTAAGGAGCCACAACCAACTGTTGTAGGGCTTCCTACTTCAAACTACGCATATAAAAAATGTCCAAAAATCTCAATGTCTCAAACACTTTCCATGTGTAGTGAAGAATACAAAATGGCCAAGAGAGATCTAGTAGCATTTAGTAAGGATCAACCAAATACTGATTGTGATTTATCTCTTCGTTTGGGATTTGGACCACTTGGCACGGTACCAAGGGATGAAATTGCTGGTTTGAGTGGTTCTGAAGAAAAAAGTCCTTGTCTAATTGTGAAGCACAAGCCAAATGAGAATTTTTCATTTTCTTGTGGGAATAATGTTGGTTTGGGAGGTGAGTTTTTCGAGCTTGGATCAATGGTGAGAAAGCGAAAAGCAGTTGAAGAGATGAATGATCCGAGATGTTCTTGGCAACCAAAGATTATGCCTGCTTATTCGAATCGGAAAAGCTAG
- the LOC141605995 gene encoding uncharacterized protein LOC141605995 isoform X2 — protein sequence MPRPGPRPYECVRRAWHSETHQPIRGSLIQDIFRIAHEIHSPGTKKKKEWQEKLPIVVLKVEEIIYSKANSQAEYMDPKTLWDRTNDAINTIIRRDESSEVSGEFLQPCIEAALHLGCVPRRISRSQRNHHPRGYLTGNTDLPITTDGNAISNSSLSPHYSNFLVREPQKFAVPINSCLHNEMHFLSGQSPLPPTGAVPSKSYPVYPLYYGFHPQPKEPQPTVVGLPTSNYAYKKCPKISMSQTLSMCSEEYKMAKRDLVAFSKDQPNTDCDLSLRLGFGPLGTVPRDEIAGLSGSEEKSPCLIVKHKPNENFSFSCGNNVGLGGEFFELGSMVRKRKAVEEMNDPRCSWQPKIMPAYSNRKS from the exons ATGCCAAGACCAGGACCAAGGCCTTATGAATgtgttagaagagcttggcatagTGAAACACATCAACCCATTAGAGGTTCTCTCATTCAAGACATTTTCAg aattgCACATGAAATTCACAGCCCTGGaacaaaaaagaagaaagaatggCAAGAAAAACTCCCCATTGTTGTTCTCAAAGTTGAAGAAATCATCTACTCCAAAGCCAATTCTCAG GCTGAGTATATGGACCCTAAAACCCTTTGGGATAGAACTAATGATGCAATTAACACCATCATTCGTCGCGACGAGAGCTCTGAAGTATCAGGGGAATTTTTACAGCCTTGTATTGAAG CTGCTCTTCATTTAGGTTGTGTTCCAAGAAGAATATCACGAAGCCAAAGAAACCACCACCCAAGAGGTTACTTAACCGGTAATACAGATTTACCAATTACAACAGATGGAAATGCAATATCAAATTCTTCCCTTTCGCCTCACTATTCAAACTTTTTAGTCAGAGAACCACAAAAGTTTGCCGTTCCTATTAATAGTTGCTTACACAATGAGATGCACTTCCTGTCTGGCCAATCACCTTTGCCGCCAACAGGCGCTGTGCCATCAAAATCATATCCTGTCTATCCATTGTACTATGGTTTTCATCCGCAACCTAAGGAGCCACAACCAACTGTTGTAGGGCTTCCTACTTCAAACTACGCATATAAAAAATGTCCAAAAATCTCAATGTCTCAAACACTTTCCATGTGTAGTGAAGAATACAAAATGGCCAAGAGAGATCTAGTAGCATTTAGTAAGGATCAACCAAATACTGATTGTGATTTATCTCTTCGTTTGGGATTTGGACCACTTGGCACGGTACCAAGGGATGAAATTGCTGGTTTGAGTGGTTCTGAAGAAAAAAGTCCTTGTCTAATTGTGAAGCACAAGCCAAATGAGAATTTTTCATTTTCTTGTGGGAATAATGTTGGTTTGGGAGGTGAGTTTTTCGAGCTTGGATCAATGGTGAGAAAGCGAAAAGCAGTTGAAGAGATGAATGATCCGAGATGTTCTTGGCAACCAAAGATTATGCCTGCTTATTCGAATCGGAAAAGCTAG
- the LOC141647740 gene encoding protein FAR1-RELATED SEQUENCE 5-like gives MEGFTWAFETGLKLGFGIKRASNKRVGRHKSLKQDYFVCRMGGRCPVNNDADALMRANTVIAWCNCKFQMKVVEIQENKWKLVMLFGFHNHGLTLYCDGDRYFAKFDEEELSYIDAQVRAHVRLAIISGGLHQRNPEKSRPNRRQIYNRSQKTEELTHVFMAHPEAVKMFRSYYYVVLIDSTYKTNLYGLPLVEMVGVTPVGKTFVIAYALVTHESEDGFRWGLQQLKALLNGAVQPNVIVTDCEQGLLNAIPTVFPDSSHLPCLWHIYSNVETRELHITGQDSWAKFITCNLFKAVVEAETRDEFDVAWANLARQWPGVAVYIEGQWIPHVEKWAKYRTNKITHFENTSTSQVESAHANLKKWLNSAKLAIDSIWIRFHSLLEMQYVEIRHLNGSRVSFDVLHVFWRKLEYDGSEAMPACDDDRLEELFDEIRNADPSMRSSMFDALYSQIHPDEEDVYEPRVNENPRGRPKTLRQI, from the exons ATGGAAGGGTTTACTTGGGCATTTGAGACTGGACTTAAactcgggtttggtataaaaaGAGCAAGCAACAAGAGAGTTGGTCGTCACAAGAGTCTGAAACAGGATTATTTTGTTTGTCGGATGGGTGGAAGATGTCCCGTAAATAATGATGCCGATGCTTTAATGAGGGCTAACACGGTTATCGCGTGGTGCAATTGCAAATTTCAAATGAAAGTTGTTGAAATACAAGAGAATAAGTGGAAGCTTGTCATGCTATTCGGGTTTCATAATCATGGTTtaacgttgtattgtgacggcgatAGATACTTTGCAAAGTTTGATGAAGAAGAGTTGTCTTATATCGACGCCCAAGTTAGAGCTCACGTAAGACTGGCTATTATTAGTGGGGGTTTGCATCAGCGGAATCCTGAAAAGTCAAGACCTAATCGGCGACAAATCTACAATCGTTCTCAGAaa ACCGAGGAGCTAACCCACGTGTTCATGGCTCATCCTGAGGCCGTTAAGATGTTTCGATCATACTATTATGTGGTCCTAATCGATTCCACGTACAAGACAAACTTATACGGTCTTCCGCTTGTTGAGATGGTTGGAGTCACACCCGTTGGGAAGACCTTTGTGATCGCGTATGCTCTTGTGACGCATGAGTCCGAGGATGGATTTCGTTGGGGCTTACAGCAACTGAAGGCCCTTCTCAATGGTGCCGTTCAACCTAATGTTATTGTTACTGATTGCGAGCAAGGGTTGTTGAACGCGATTCCCACTGTTTTTCCGGATTCGTCTCACTTGCCATGTCTTTGGCATATATATTCTAACGTGGAGACGAGAGAACTTCATATCACGGGTCAGGATAGTTGGGCTAAGTTCATAACTTGTAACTTGTTTAAAGCGGTTGTCGAGGCGGAGACCCGAGATGAGTTTGATGTGGCGTGGGccaatttggcaaggcaatggCCAGGAGTGGCGGTTTATATTGAGGGTCAATGGATCCCGCACGTGGAGAAATGGGCCAAGTACAGAACGAACAAGATAACTCATTTTGAGAACACTTCTACATCCCAGGTTGAGTCGGCTCATGCAAATTTAAAGAAATGGTTGAATAGCGCAAAACTGGCCATTGATAGCATCTGGATCCGTTTTCATTCTTTGTTGGAAATGCAATATGTTGAGATCCGACACTT AAACGGATCTCGAGTCTCTTTTGATGTCTTACATGTATTTTGGAGGAAGTTGGAGTACGATGGTTCGGAGGCAATGCCGGCTTGTGACGATGATCGACTCGAGGAGTTATTTGATGAAATTCGGAATGCAGATCCGAGTATGAGATCATCCATGTTCGATGCCCTTTACTCTCAGATACATCCGGATGAGGAGGATGTATACGAGCCTCGGGTGAACGAGAACCCTAGAGGACGTCCGAagacactacgccaaatctga